A single window of Paenibacillus sp. SYP-B4298 DNA harbors:
- a CDS encoding divergent polysaccharide deacetylase family protein — MNNGCRWMKKLGTGGLLLALLLWATAADQPDKQIAIVIDDFGNGMSGTEEMLKLQIPFTAAVMPFMPTTKRDAEAAFKRGLDVIVHMPMEPNRGKKEWLGPGAITADLSDEEVRKRVEAAIDDVPHAAGMNNHMGSKITADERIMRIVLTVCKERGLFFLDSRTTPKSVIPELAADLDVPVVVNHLFLDDVYSTSHIAGQMGKLKRKLQDHVSVIAIGHVGPPGLKTSAVLRGSIAELSKQARFVRVSELLPSSAHDNQILP; from the coding sequence ATGAATAATGGGTGTCGGTGGATGAAGAAGCTGGGGACGGGAGGCTTGCTCCTGGCGTTACTGCTATGGGCGACGGCTGCGGATCAGCCGGACAAGCAGATCGCCATCGTAATTGATGATTTTGGCAATGGCATGAGTGGGACGGAGGAAATGCTCAAGCTGCAAATTCCGTTCACAGCGGCAGTTATGCCATTCATGCCAACGACGAAGAGGGATGCTGAGGCAGCCTTCAAGCGTGGGCTGGATGTCATCGTCCATATGCCGATGGAGCCGAACCGCGGGAAGAAGGAGTGGCTCGGTCCGGGCGCAATCACGGCGGATCTCAGTGATGAGGAGGTTCGCAAACGGGTTGAAGCAGCGATCGATGATGTGCCGCATGCTGCCGGGATGAATAACCATATGGGCTCCAAAATTACGGCAGATGAACGCATTATGCGTATCGTGCTCACGGTATGCAAGGAGCGGGGCTTGTTCTTTCTGGATAGCCGCACGACGCCGAAGTCTGTCATCCCGGAGCTGGCTGCTGATCTCGATGTTCCGGTCGTTGTCAACCATCTCTTCTTGGATGATGTGTACTCAACGAGCCATATTGCCGGACAGATGGGCAAGCTGAAGCGGAAGCTGCAGGATCATGTTTCGGTCATCGCCATCGGACATGTCGGACCTCCTGGTCTGAAGACATCTGCTGTCCTGCGCGGCTCGATCGCTGAATTGAGCAAGCAGGCCCGCTTCGTCCGTGTGAGCGAGCTGCTGCCCTCATCCGCCCACGATAATCAGATACTTCCTTAA
- a CDS encoding TetR/AcrR family transcriptional regulator, with amino-acid sequence MTPLKKRDQTAGQIVDASFELFARHGIDNTSLGMIAKQVGITKPSIYYHFATKELLISRIYEQLFSTHHFSAYFPELPETKEDWALMLYEGGLRMLPAQDSGDHYATLRVLNEFMMLAQRDDEYRLRLAGMQQEFVGGFERLLRHGAELGVIVSGDIHHKAAILAMMIDNLSRSRMLQLELDYRGLWREMVNSVVIEAAKLRDHGAE; translated from the coding sequence GTGACCCCACTGAAAAAAAGAGACCAAACGGCTGGACAAATTGTTGATGCTTCCTTTGAGCTATTCGCAAGGCACGGGATCGACAATACAAGCCTTGGCATGATCGCCAAGCAGGTTGGCATCACCAAGCCGTCCATTTACTATCATTTTGCCACGAAGGAGCTGCTCATTAGCCGAATCTACGAACAGCTATTCAGCACCCATCATTTCAGCGCTTACTTTCCAGAGCTTCCCGAGACCAAGGAGGACTGGGCCCTAATGTTGTATGAGGGCGGCCTGCGGATGCTTCCTGCTCAAGACAGCGGGGATCACTATGCAACCTTGCGAGTGCTGAATGAATTTATGATGCTTGCGCAGCGCGACGACGAATACCGTCTGCGTCTTGCGGGGATGCAGCAGGAATTTGTGGGAGGGTTTGAACGGCTGCTGCGGCATGGCGCAGAGCTTGGTGTTATCGTATCCGGGGACATTCATCATAAGGCCGCCATACTGGCGATGATGATTGATAACCTGTCCCGCTCGAGGATGCTGCAATTGGAGCTGGATTACCGTGGATTGTGGAGGGAAATGGTCAATAGCGTCGTTATTGAGGCTGCAAAATTAAGGGATCACGGTGCGGAGTAG
- a CDS encoding (S)-benzoin forming benzil reductase has product MKMIIITGTSRGIGEQLAMQLLQPGNSLHCISRTGNSRLTEAARQRGCMLTNHQHNLSDVHGLRQLADGLFAEAAATDHLTALYLINNAGQLSPVLPIADATVDDITQNIAVNLLAPMVLTSAFIRHAGKLAVDKRILNISSASAKYVLPSQSCYSTAKSGVDTFSRSMAQEQAGQTHPVKVASVYPGMIDTQMQAEIRAASPEQFPYVDQFIELARQGQLQTAEATAERLIRLLYSEPFGSEPVVEQLAI; this is encoded by the coding sequence ATGAAGATGATCATCATTACAGGCACATCCAGAGGCATCGGAGAACAGCTCGCTATGCAGTTGCTCCAGCCTGGCAACTCGCTGCACTGCATCTCCAGAACGGGCAACTCCCGTCTGACGGAAGCTGCCCGCCAGCGAGGATGCATGTTGACGAACCATCAGCACAACCTGTCGGACGTGCATGGTCTGCGACAACTGGCAGACGGACTGTTTGCGGAAGCGGCAGCCACAGATCATCTTACGGCGCTCTATCTCATAAACAATGCGGGGCAACTGTCTCCGGTGCTGCCGATTGCTGATGCCACAGTAGACGATATAACACAAAATATTGCCGTTAACCTGCTTGCACCAATGGTGTTGACCTCGGCCTTCATCCGCCATGCCGGCAAGCTGGCAGTGGACAAGCGCATCCTGAATATTTCTTCTGCTTCTGCGAAATATGTGCTTCCCTCCCAGAGCTGCTACAGCACAGCCAAGTCCGGGGTGGATACCTTCTCGCGGAGCATGGCACAAGAACAAGCCGGACAGACGCACCCCGTTAAGGTGGCTTCCGTCTACCCCGGAATGATCGATACACAGATGCAAGCGGAGATTAGAGCCGCTTCGCCCGAGCAGTTCCCTTATGTCGATCAATTCATCGAGCTCGCCAGGCAGGGACAGCTTCAGACGGCGGAAGCGACAGCCGAACGCTTGATCAGACTGCTCTATAGCGAGCCATTCGGTAGCGAGCCTGTTGTGGAACAACTAGCGATTTAA
- a CDS encoding ABC transporter permease: protein MNILGKYGYAFLLGFKRTMEYRLSFFLSILSCLFPMVIQYYLWTSMYAHSTDLMIFGYSYRQMILYVLLASLLTLVVSAGFEWEIASDIKEGGLNAVLVRPLHYFLYRISSFLGGKLLQVLLSLAVIAALLMVYPSIAGQMWQLRDIAWFAAALLNGVVMNMLIFYCLSMLAFWISEVWGVFAGFGVVSSLFSGGVFPIEVFGVVVNRLLDYLPFKYIVYFPVNVLTFRVTGTAVLEGIAIQLGWMALLALLAQVIWRIGTKKYISIGG from the coding sequence GTGAATATACTGGGGAAATACGGGTACGCCTTCCTGCTGGGCTTCAAGCGAACGATGGAGTATCGGCTGAGCTTCTTCCTGAGCATCCTGAGCTGTCTGTTTCCGATGGTCATTCAATATTATCTGTGGACATCGATGTATGCTCACTCCACCGATCTGATGATCTTTGGCTATTCGTACCGACAGATGATCCTGTATGTGCTGCTGGCGAGTCTATTAACGCTAGTGGTCAGCGCCGGGTTCGAATGGGAGATCGCCAGCGATATTAAGGAAGGCGGATTGAATGCGGTGCTGGTGCGGCCCTTACATTATTTCCTATACCGGATTAGCAGCTTTCTGGGCGGTAAACTGCTGCAGGTGCTGCTCAGCCTCGCGGTGATTGCCGCACTGCTGATGGTATATCCGTCGATCGCCGGTCAGATGTGGCAGCTAAGGGATATTGCCTGGTTTGCTGCTGCCTTGCTCAACGGCGTGGTTATGAACATGTTGATCTTCTATTGCTTGAGTATGCTGGCCTTCTGGATTTCGGAGGTGTGGGGTGTATTTGCCGGGTTTGGCGTAGTAAGCAGTCTGTTCAGCGGGGGAGTGTTCCCGATCGAAGTGTTTGGGGTCGTGGTGAATCGGCTGCTCGATTATCTGCCCTTCAAATACATCGTGTATTTCCCGGTCAATGTGCTGACCTTTCGCGTGACGGGTACGGCCGTGCTGGAAGGCATCGCGATACAGCTCGGCTGGATGGCGCTGCTGGCATTACTGGCTCAGGTCATATGGCGAATCGGTACGAAAAAGTACATCTCTATTGGAGGGTAG
- a CDS encoding ABC transporter ATP-binding protein codes for MSILVQHLTKHYEYYEKEVGLRHSLKNLFHRHKLIKEAVKGISFEIAPGEIVGFLGPNGAGKTTALKMLSGILHPTAGDASVLGFRPWERKKAFKRQISIVMGQKNQLWWDLPANESLYLNKCIYELDDRAYADTLDELVTLLDVKEQLKVQLRRLSLGERMKMELVAALIHQPKVILLDEPTIGLDVLSQQSIRHFLKQYNREKQATILLTSHYMQDIQALCDRTLVINHGSLVYDGPLTHIRHADRHIKRITLQLYDTVESHVLEQFGRLTVYKGLQATLEVPGDELKRVSLLLLEQLPVVDFTVEEPPIEDGIAELFKRVAVVR; via the coding sequence ATGTCGATCCTGGTTCAGCATCTGACCAAGCATTATGAATACTACGAGAAGGAGGTAGGATTAAGGCATTCGCTTAAAAATCTGTTCCATCGCCACAAGCTGATCAAGGAAGCGGTAAAGGGGATATCCTTCGAGATTGCCCCTGGTGAGATCGTCGGGTTTCTCGGTCCGAACGGGGCAGGCAAGACGACCGCACTCAAGATGCTCTCTGGCATCCTGCATCCGACGGCAGGGGATGCTTCGGTTCTGGGCTTCCGGCCGTGGGAGCGCAAGAAAGCTTTCAAGCGGCAAATCTCGATTGTAATGGGGCAAAAAAATCAACTATGGTGGGATCTTCCGGCCAACGAATCGCTATATTTGAACAAATGCATCTATGAGCTGGATGACAGGGCATACGCGGACACGCTGGACGAGCTGGTTACCTTGCTGGATGTCAAGGAGCAGCTAAAGGTGCAGCTAAGACGACTATCGCTGGGAGAACGCATGAAGATGGAGCTTGTCGCAGCGCTTATCCATCAACCCAAGGTGATTTTGCTCGATGAACCCACGATTGGACTGGATGTGCTCTCACAGCAGAGCATTCGTCATTTTCTCAAGCAATATAACCGGGAGAAGCAGGCGACGATCCTGCTGACGAGCCACTATATGCAAGATATTCAGGCGCTGTGCGACCGAACGCTGGTGATTAACCATGGCAGCCTCGTCTATGACGGCCCGCTTACCCACATCCGCCATGCCGACCGCCATATCAAACGGATTACGCTGCAGCTCTATGATACGGTGGAGTCGCATGTACTGGAGCAATTCGGCAGGCTTACGGTGTACAAGGGGCTTCAGGCTACGCTTGAGGTGCCAGGAGACGAGCTGAAGCGTGTATCGTTGCTGCTGCTGGAGCAGCTTCCTGTCGTTGATTTTACTGTAGAGGAGCCGCCGATCGAGGACGGAATTGCCGAATTGTTCAAGAGGGTGGCGGTGGTGCGGTGA
- a CDS encoding carbohydrate deacetylase yields MHYVIINADDFGLSPAVNRGIVQAHRSGGVTSTSLMVNMPGFEDALHLAASVPGLSIGLHFNLTYGRPVSTPEQVSSLIGADGLFHRSQPIELWHPLHVERELSAQWRRMTDAGLRPTHLDSHHLLHQMHRMIYRVMVDKACREGVPLRRSQIDHGLPSRSDLLMTGGILLDTYGDDGAAARLHTYLRELAPGCTEIACHPGYVDAALCTVSDWTELRERELSVFADPELPVAMSQLGIHPISYRVWRMEHAIM; encoded by the coding sequence ATGCATTATGTCATTATTAATGCAGATGATTTCGGCCTGTCACCAGCCGTCAACCGTGGGATCGTGCAGGCGCATCGGTCCGGGGGAGTGACGAGCACCTCCTTGATGGTGAACATGCCAGGGTTCGAGGATGCGCTGCACCTGGCGGCATCTGTGCCTGGATTATCGATCGGCTTGCATTTTAATCTCACCTATGGCCGTCCGGTCTCCACCCCGGAGCAAGTGTCATCACTCATCGGGGCAGATGGCCTGTTCCACCGCTCTCAGCCGATTGAGCTATGGCATCCGCTGCATGTCGAACGGGAGCTGTCTGCACAATGGCGGCGTATGACGGATGCGGGCCTGCGGCCGACGCATCTGGATTCGCATCATCTGCTGCATCAGATGCATCGCATGATCTACCGTGTCATGGTGGACAAAGCGTGTCGCGAGGGTGTGCCACTGCGGCGATCACAGATTGACCATGGACTGCCTTCCCGGTCTGATCTGCTCATGACGGGGGGGATCCTGCTCGATACGTATGGAGATGATGGAGCTGCTGCCCGGTTGCACACTTATTTGCGTGAGCTTGCTCCAGGCTGCACGGAGATTGCCTGCCATCCGGGTTATGTTGATGCTGCGCTATGTACGGTGTCTGACTGGACGGAGCTGCGCGAGCGTGAGCTGTCCGTCTTCGCTGATCCTGAGCTGCCGGTCGCAATGAGCCAATTAGGCATTCATCCCATCAGCTATCGCGTCTGGAGAATGGAGCACGCCATCATGTAG
- a CDS encoding YqzE family protein, whose protein sequence is MADGSEWVKYVTERVVTYIETPKEERKQIRQEAKQLREPWLTRWFGLAPLGVKVWWDSRRRRRS, encoded by the coding sequence ATGGCGGATGGATCGGAATGGGTCAAGTATGTGACAGAACGGGTGGTGACGTATATCGAGACACCCAAGGAAGAGCGCAAGCAAATCCGGCAGGAGGCCAAGCAACTGCGAGAGCCATGGCTTACACGCTGGTTCGGGCTGGCACCCCTGGGCGTGAAGGTCTGGTGGGACAGCAGGCGCAGGAGGCGAAGTTGA
- a CDS encoding ABC transporter permease, producing MVKRVARTVRKYSKLYLLFVKNCILAEMEYRANFWMGIGVECSWLISKLLYALVFFQSGIDIYGFSPDAMLVFIGMHTVMTGILISFFWPNFGRMTEYVRTGTLDVLITKPVSLQFIVTLRHFSFGTLIPNVIGGLVMIATGLIRLRLDIGWREIGAFAIFVALSTAISYGLFLLPNLLTFKVVEMGPINMMMSQMQEMNNVPMIVYSKWLQFAGIYLFPLFAISNIFPLFVLQQADPGMLAAAFLSPVVLLVAIRWLWGRAIRSYASASS from the coding sequence ATGGTCAAGCGAGTGGCACGTACCGTCCGAAAATATAGCAAGCTTTATTTGCTTTTTGTTAAAAATTGCATCCTGGCCGAGATGGAGTACCGGGCGAACTTCTGGATGGGCATCGGGGTGGAGTGCTCCTGGCTGATTTCCAAGCTGTTGTATGCGTTGGTATTTTTTCAAAGCGGCATCGACATCTACGGTTTCTCGCCTGATGCGATGCTGGTCTTCATCGGCATGCATACCGTGATGACCGGCATTCTGATCAGCTTCTTCTGGCCCAACTTCGGCCGCATGACCGAGTATGTCCGCACCGGCACCCTGGATGTGCTCATTACGAAGCCCGTGTCCCTGCAATTCATCGTTACACTGCGGCATTTCAGCTTCGGCACACTGATTCCCAATGTGATTGGGGGACTCGTCATGATTGCAACCGGTCTGATCAGGCTGCGGCTGGACATCGGCTGGCGGGAGATAGGCGCATTTGCGATCTTCGTGGCATTAAGCACAGCGATTAGCTACGGGTTGTTTTTGTTGCCGAATCTGCTGACGTTCAAGGTGGTGGAGATGGGGCCAATCAATATGATGATGAGCCAGATGCAGGAAATGAACAATGTACCGATGATTGTTTATTCCAAGTGGCTGCAATTTGCCGGGATCTACCTGTTCCCGCTCTTTGCCATATCGAATATATTCCCGTTGTTCGTGCTGCAGCAAGCCGATCCTGGCATGCTCGCTGCGGCTTTCCTGTCTCCGGTAGTGCTGCTGGTCGCTATCCGATGGCTATGGGGACGAGCGATTCGAAGCTATGCCAGCGCCAGCAGCTAG
- a CDS encoding YqhG family protein: MNQKQVHRFVQQYLESTGCHIIEKSPAHFVVKLSPEADRMLTNRPYYWSFVDRTGAEPETMSFLLVTDKEKYELSQQAADAAVSTDNAPASGSTPRTAGTVTGTPPLSPGASAQAAVNSALARSYGIVPSQLLSTTRLPRDDVHFGSKRLLQLFDAVQSRGSYVYLFQEPDTRSRSPFQSTPYTPWLGVNLKVEFQCDRKREELYSFGVSLATGHCRELFHEQLSSLKMTPRLPSNVHIAPAGITLNKAIHIVEMTLERKLKTQCYKWAEEAQQRLEEEQQIVSHYYDKLLQSADEEHKAEITRQYDSRKAEIDWQYRPRVTATAINCGIFHLQGIE; the protein is encoded by the coding sequence ATGAATCAGAAGCAGGTACACCGATTTGTTCAGCAATATCTGGAATCGACCGGCTGCCATATTATCGAGAAATCACCGGCCCACTTTGTAGTCAAGCTGTCGCCCGAGGCGGACCGGATGCTGACGAATCGCCCCTATTACTGGAGCTTTGTCGATCGCACAGGAGCCGAGCCGGAGACGATGTCGTTTCTGCTCGTAACAGATAAGGAGAAGTATGAGCTGTCGCAGCAGGCAGCAGACGCCGCCGTGTCCACGGACAATGCCCCGGCAAGTGGAAGCACGCCGCGTACAGCGGGTACCGTTACCGGGACGCCTCCCCTCTCTCCAGGCGCGTCCGCGCAAGCGGCGGTCAACTCGGCATTGGCTCGCTCCTACGGGATCGTGCCCTCCCAGTTGCTCTCGACGACCCGCCTTCCGCGAGATGATGTCCACTTCGGTTCCAAGCGGCTGCTGCAACTGTTCGATGCGGTTCAGAGTCGTGGAAGCTATGTCTATCTATTCCAGGAGCCGGATACCCGCTCGCGCAGCCCGTTTCAATCGACGCCCTATACCCCTTGGCTGGGGGTGAACCTGAAGGTGGAGTTCCAATGCGACCGCAAACGCGAGGAGCTGTATTCCTTTGGTGTCTCGCTTGCCACTGGTCATTGCCGCGAGTTGTTTCATGAGCAGCTCAGCAGCCTGAAGATGACGCCGCGGCTGCCGTCCAACGTGCATATTGCTCCCGCTGGTATTACGCTGAACAAGGCCATTCATATTGTGGAGATGACACTGGAGCGCAAGCTGAAGACGCAGTGCTACAAGTGGGCGGAGGAAGCACAGCAGCGGCTTGAGGAGGAGCAACAGATTGTCAGCCATTACTATGACAAGCTGCTCCAATCGGCTGACGAGGAGCATAAGGCAGAGATAACAAGACAATATGATAGCCGCAAGGCAGAGATTGATTGGCAGTATCGTCCAAGAGTGACGGCAACCGCCATTAACTGCGGTATCTTTCATTTGCAGGGGATCGAGTAG
- a CDS encoding YczE/YyaS/YitT family protein encodes MDRHRLGWSKQQLLLYLSGCLIFSLGAKCFIDSRLGTDPLDVLVLGIVRHTGWTIGIISGLLAIAFLVLWSVWNRKLPPITPFITMFLIGSLIDLWNYVSLETTTYSLIKSAYLIMLIGLLLAAYGSALIIMSGIGIRTMDLVAITMVEKWGWKFFYAKMLFEVLFVLSGWLLGGPVGIGTLFFVALVGPGLVLFMSWNEKVFGWTNYGLGRQRRYHLSQGANAPSVS; translated from the coding sequence ATGGACAGGCATAGACTGGGCTGGAGCAAACAACAACTGCTGTTGTATTTGTCCGGCTGCCTCATTTTCTCTCTAGGTGCGAAATGCTTCATCGACTCCAGGTTGGGGACAGATCCGCTGGATGTGCTGGTGCTGGGGATCGTCAGGCATACCGGCTGGACGATCGGGATCATATCCGGCCTGCTGGCGATTGCATTCCTTGTCTTGTGGTCGGTATGGAACCGGAAGCTTCCCCCGATTACTCCGTTCATCACGATGTTTCTCATTGGCAGCTTAATTGATCTATGGAATTATGTCAGTCTGGAGACCACGACCTATTCGCTCATAAAGTCGGCATACCTGATCATGCTGATCGGACTACTGTTAGCTGCTTACGGCTCCGCGCTGATCATCATGAGCGGGATTGGTATCCGCACGATGGATCTGGTGGCGATTACGATGGTTGAGAAATGGGGATGGAAATTTTTCTATGCGAAGATGCTGTTTGAAGTGTTGTTTGTCCTCTCGGGCTGGCTGCTAGGCGGACCGGTGGGCATTGGTACCCTCTTCTTCGTCGCGCTGGTTGGACCGGGGCTGGTTCTGTTCATGTCATGGAACGAGAAGGTATTCGGCTGGACGAATTATGGCCTGGGTCGTCAGCGCCGATACCATCTGAGTCAAGGTGCCAATGCGCCCTCTGTTTCCTGA
- a CDS encoding N-acetylmuramoyl-L-alanine amidase family protein, translating into MRIHPNSSILCTCRTKMKQLAAAATCAAVLLTASTQADASSAAASRADQQATPHFDQQLPAPQVLIDVGHGGIDGGTSYQDILEKDINLAVARQLYLRLNSQGIRTAMNRNGDYALSDDNRWHGARSRHLRDLSQRLQLSREIELQAMVSLHVNFGRTPQKRGPLVLHQEEGGSALLASLIQEALNDQQQTLRLPELGKPFYLLRRVEVPAVIIEMGFISNPQDRAMMTHTEGQAQIAEAIANGLRKYLIIVGG; encoded by the coding sequence ATGAGAATTCACCCCAACAGCAGCATATTATGTACCTGCCGCACCAAGATGAAGCAGCTCGCTGCCGCGGCCACCTGTGCAGCAGTGCTGCTGACAGCTTCTACACAGGCGGATGCGAGCAGTGCGGCCGCCAGCCGGGCAGATCAGCAAGCTACCCCCCATTTTGACCAGCAACTACCTGCGCCCCAAGTGCTGATTGATGTCGGACATGGCGGCATCGACGGCGGGACAAGCTATCAGGATATATTAGAGAAGGATATTAATCTGGCGGTTGCCAGACAGCTCTATCTTCGCCTGAATTCTCAAGGCATTCGCACAGCGATGAATCGCAACGGGGACTATGCGCTTAGCGACGATAACCGCTGGCATGGCGCACGCTCTCGCCATTTGCGGGATCTGTCCCAGCGGCTGCAGCTCTCACGGGAGATTGAGCTGCAAGCGATGGTGAGCCTGCATGTAAACTTTGGACGCACTCCTCAGAAACGCGGGCCGCTGGTGCTGCATCAGGAGGAGGGTGGAAGCGCACTGCTGGCCTCGCTTATTCAAGAGGCACTTAATGATCAGCAACAGACGCTGCGTCTTCCCGAGCTTGGCAAGCCCTTCTACCTGTTACGGCGAGTTGAGGTTCCGGCGGTTATTATCGAGATGGGCTTCATCAGCAACCCGCAGGATCGCGCGATGATGACCCATACAGAGGGACAGGCCCAGATTGCCGAAGCGATCGCTAACGGGTTAAGGAAGTATCTGATTATCGTGGGCGGATGA